CGTTTTGAAGGTACAACTGCAATTAATGTTCTGACACTGGTGATAGCGTTCTTTGGTATTGATGCTCAGATAACGACTTGAACGGGCGTGTGCTGCGTGCTGGCATTTCGGGCAGTGCATCATAATAATCACCATGTAATCATTTTTAATCATATGCGGTCATTGTATGTTATCGCGTTCAGCATACATCCTAAATTACAGTAATTTACACTCTTCAAAATCTTGGTAATTCAAGAGAACTCAATCAAATAAAAGGGGGAGTTATGCTATCCGGATTGAATCACCTCACTCTCGCGGTCAGTCATTTACCGCGGAGTTTTAGTTTCTATGTAGATGTTCTTGGTTTTATGCCTCGGGCTAAATGGGCGGGAGGGGCTTACCTGTCACTTGGTGACCTGTGGTTATGCTTATCCTTAGACACTCCCATTGACCCTAAGACGGATTACACTCATTACGCCTTTACTATCGAATCAGCCGACATGCCGTCATTTCGAGAGAAAATACAGCATGCCGGTGCTATCGAGTGGAAAAGCAATAAGAGCGAAGGGGAGTCAATTTACTTTCTCGATCCGGATGGCCATCAGTTAGAGGTTCATTGTGGTGATCTTGAAAGCCGACTCCGTTCCTGCAAAGAAAGCCCATACGATGAAATGGAATTCTTCTGATGTGAGTGGCTCAGGTTAGCTGTTTTCCGTCGCCTCATAACTCACATCCGACAGCAACACCTCCAAATTCAGCGTCGTCACAAAGCCACTGCCGCCCAGGCTGTGCGTCACCTTGCTGATTATCCAGGGCTGGGCGTCGATCACGGATTTAAATCCGGACACGGCAACCGGCGTTTCAGGGAATAAGTCAGCCCGCCCGCGAGCCAGAGAGATCGAGAACTCCGCGACACCGCGCTGGAGTTTGTCCCACTTTGCCTGGGCTGCCCGCATGGCGGCCTTTTGCGTGGCGTAGATGGTGGTGAGGGCAAACACGTTTTCATCATTGCCCGCCAGATAATCCCCTTCCTTAGCCTCCGGCGTTTTCTGCACCTTCGCGCTGGTCTTCTTTGCCTTCGGATGTTGCAGGGCGCGCAGGTACTGCACTTTAGGTTTCCGCTGTACCTTCACTTTTTTCGGCTTCGGGTCTTTAGTATGCAGCCAGCTTGCCGATACGCCGGTATAGGCTCCACGGTCAGCGATATTAAACGTGTGCCCGTCGCCGTCGCTGCGGATAATCGTCATCTGCGGGATGGGCTTCCCGCTCGCCGTCTTTGCTGCCCCAGGCTTTATAAACAGCAGCCTTCCCGCCTTGATGGCGACAACCGCGCCGTTCAGCTCCGCCAGACGCGTGATAAATTTCGCGTCTGTTTCCTGGGTCTGGTCGATGTGCGATACCGGCACGCCCCTGAAAGGTTCCGCAATCGCGAGCTTGAGGTTGTTGCGCGCCGCCACGGCAGACACCACCGCTTCCAGCGTCGTGTCGTGATAGGAGTTGTCGCGGCGGGAGTTCAGGCTGCCGCGATAGTCCGCACTTCGGGCGCGGATGGTCAGCGTGTCCGGCGTGCCGCGATGCTCCACCTCATCCACGGTAAAGTCGCCTTTGTTCGTCAGTGCCTGACCTTTCCAGCCGAGCGCGATATTAATCACCGCGCCGCGTGGCGGCATGTCCAGCAGGCCGTCGGTGTCGCTCAGCTCAATGTCGAGCTGGTCAGCCTCAAAGCCACGATTATCGGTGAGCGTCAGCGAGATCAGCCGGTTGCTGACGTCCCAGGTGATGTCTTTGCCGCCGACGGTCACCGTGAAGTCCGGCGCAAACAGCGCACCGGCGCCAATGGTCATATCTGTAATCACAGCAGCCCTCCCAGCTGACCGGTTAAACCACCGGCCTGATTGAGCAGCCCGTCGGCCTGGGCTTTCATATCGCCGAACATCGCCGCCAGTGACTCATCCACACGGGTCAGCGTCAGCGTGAATTCAATCCGGCGGGCGGCACCGTTTGAGAAATGTTCCGTGTGGGTTTCGCTGACGCTGTTCACCACGAACATCCCGTATATGGTGCCGCTGCCTTCCAGCAGAGGCCACGCCTTGCCCTCGTCGGCCATCAGGTTGAGTGCCATCAGCGACAATTTTCCGCCGGTGATTTCCGGCATCAGCACGCCGGACAGGGTAATTTTCTCCTCATTCACGCCGAGGAACTGCGGCAGCGGGCGCAGGCCAATGCGGTTATTTGCAGGCCAGCGGTAATCGACGTCCCGCTGCAAACTTTGGTAAGGGACGGTCTGCAACTGAAACACAAACAGCCCGAGCGTTAACATCATGCGGATATCTCCTTAATCATTATCCATGCGGGAACGTTGCTGTGCGGCGCGGGCGCGGTCACGGGCTTCCAGCTCGGCGCGGATCTGGCGGCTGGTATCCTGGACGCCTAAACCGGCACCGGCGGCAATGGTGTAATTGTGGGTGCTGCGGTCGATATAGCTGCGCCCGCCGCCGACGGATACCGGCGTGTAACCGCCGCCCAGCAGACCGCCCGACGGCGGGGTAATCGGGGCGGGATTATCCAGCGGATGCGCTTGCGGATCCCCGTCGCCGGATTGTTTCGAACGCCGGTCAGCCTTGTCCGCCGTTTTATCAATATCTGCGGATTCATCCTTGATGATGCCGAGCTTTTCCAGCAGCCAGTCCACGCCCGAACGCAGTTTATTAAACGCCTGTAACGGCGCGGTCAGCGCGTTGGCGATGGCCTGCCCGAACATCACGCCGGTGTCCTTGCAGTTATTCAGCGTTTCCTGCGTGGATTTGACCGGTTCAATCAGGTCTTTGAACCACTGCCAGACCATTTTTAGTTTGTCGCCCAGCCAGTCAAAAACAGGTTTAAGCGGCGCAAAGAGTTCTTTCACCGGCGCGAACGCAATGCCCAGTCCTTCAATCACGCCCGCAAAGAAAGCGCTGATCGGTTCCCAGTATTTGCGGATAAGCAGCGCACCGGCGACAATCGCCGCCGCGACGGCAACTACAGGCCAGGTCAGTCCGCCAATCGCGGTGATAATTGCGCTGCCGACTGTGCCGAGGATTGTCCAGAGCATACTGGCAGCGGCAACGATCAGATTGATGCCACCGATAACCGGACCCGCCACCAGGCCAAACACGCCGAGCGCGCCGGTAATCAGCAGCGCACCGCCCGCAATTTTGCCGAGCGTCGTCGCCAGGGCTTTATTGTTCACAATCCACTTATCGAGTTTCAGCACGTAGCCGGTGGCGGTCTGTACCAGTTTGCGCAGGGATGAATCCTGCTGATCGAACAGGTCTGTGCCGACGGCCTCATAGGCAGACTGAAATTCCTTAAAGTCGCCGCCGAGGTTGTTCTGCATCACCTCCACCAGCGCCTTGGTTTTTCCGTCCGAGGTCTTGAATGCCTGGGTAAGTTTGTCGAGCTTGCCCGACGTTGCCCCATCCATCAGCACCATCGCCGCCGAACTAGCTTCCTCGCCAAAGACGGCTTTCATGTACTGCGCCCGCTGTGCATCACCAAGCTTATTTTTCTCAAAGCTCTTTTGCATTTCTTTCAGAATGGTAAACAACGGGCGCATGTTGCCTTTCTTGTCCGCCGTTTTCACCTTCAGCTCACCCAGTGCGGCAGCGGCGGTGCCCGTGGGTGCCTGCAGGCGGGTAATGACAGCGCGACTGCCCGTACCCGCCATTGAACCGGTGATTTTGGCATCCGCCAGGGCGGCAGCCATCGCGGCAGTTTCTTCGACGCTGATACCGGCCTGTTTTGCCACCGGCGCGGCATAGGTCATGGTGTCTGACAGCCCGTCAAAGGTGGCGGCAGACTTATTCATTGCTGCAGAAAGCACGTCGCCGATGTGCGCCACAGTGTCATTAGTCATGCCAAACGCAGATTTCACGCCCATCAGCAGGGTGGCGTTTTCCTCCATGGTGCGCTTGTTTGCCAGGGACAAATTCAGGATGGTCGGCGTCGCCGCCAGAATGCCGTCCTTGTCCGCGCCGGATTTGGCGACAATGATTTGCGCGGCGGCGGCATCATCCGCAGAGGCGGCGGTGTTGTCGCCGAGCTGCCGCGCCTGGGTGCGCAGCGCGGTCATATCGGCAGAGTCTTTTTCTAATCCTAACGTCGCCTGTAACTCTGAGTTTTTCAGGGCAAAGTCATATCCGGGCTTGAGCATCCCGGCACCGGCTACCGTGCCCGCCGTCGCGATCCCGACGCCCGCAGCCCCCGCACCCGTCACGCTACCGGCGAATTGTTTACCCGCCTGATACCGGCCTTTCACCGCGTTGAGTTTGGCCTGCTGCGCGCTGACGCGTGCCAGGGATTCACGCTGCCGGTTGAGCTGTGCGGTGGTTTCACTGATGGAGGTTTTCAGGCGGCGCTCAGAGTCAGACAGCGTGCGCGTGCTGATGCCCGCCTGGCTGAGTTCCGTGCGCTGACGCTGCACCGACTGCCGCAGCCCGTTGAACTGGGTCTGCAACTGCGCGGCGGTGCGCTTCGCGGATTCCATCGCCTGCGCCTGGGCGCGGGTCGGGTTGGCGGTGTTTTTGAACTGGATAGCCAGCGCCGCCGCTTCCGCTTTGGCGTCTTTCAGTTTCTGGCTGGTCACGCCCAGCTGCGCGCTGGATTTGCGAAAACCGTCAATCTTTCCGGCCTGGGCGTTCAGGTCTTTGAGCGTGTTCTGTGAATTGCGGATATCTCCGGCCAGCGCCTTACTGGCGTTTTGCACCGCTTTAAACGGGCGGGTCGCCTGGTCAACCGCCTTTAACAACACCTCTAACTTTAAGTTACTCACTGTCGGTGGCTCCGCTGCGCTGCATGGCCTTATGACGCCACACCAGCAGCTCGGTCAGCGTCATCGGGTTCAGTTCTGACGGCGGCCAGTGAAAAATCACCGCAATATCCGCCATCAGGTCATCAACGGTCAGTGCCGCAGGAAGTTTTACTGTTCCGATTTCGGCGATAAAAAACCAATCACCTTGCCCGCCATGGCAATCAGGTCGGGCAGGTGCAGGCTTTTGCAGTCCTGGGTGGTCAGGTTCGGGACGGTAATGCGCGGCAGGATCACGGTCAGCGCGTCAACGTCGGCATTCGCCAGCGCCGCCAGGCCAATCCCGCGCAGGTGTCCGGCGTTCGGCTTGATGATTTCAATCTGCGTGATCAGGGTGTCGCCACGCTTGATCGGTTCTTCCAGGATAACGATGTTTTCATTCTGTTCTGACATAGCGGTGTCTCTTATTCAAAGGTGAGGTTTTGCGCCGGAGTCCGGCGCGGGTTAAGGGTTACAGGCCGATGTTTTTGCGGTGTTCCGCCACACGGTCAACGCCGCCGACGATTTCCACCATGTTCACGGTATCGACTTCAATCACGTCTTTGCCGTCAATCGTGAGTTTGAAATAGGTGCATTGGGTGGTGATTTTGGTTTCTGTGTTCTCACCCTGTTTGTACTCGCCGAAATCCATTTCTTTATGGCGTCCGCGCAGGGTGACCTCCACGGCGGAGGTGTCGCCGGTGTCGTCACGCTGGAAGGAACCGGCAAAGCGCAGCGGCACGGCATCCACCGCGCCCCACTGTTTCAGCACCAGTTCATCCAGCCCGCCCACCGTCCACTCAAAGGTCAGCGCGTCG
The Rahnella variigena genome window above contains:
- a CDS encoding DNA-binding transcriptional regulator; amino-acid sequence: MMHCPKCQHAAHARSSRYLSINTKERYHQCQNINCSCTFKTHESIADIIVEPGTVHAVQLHPDKHSQQSLQIH
- a CDS encoding fosfomycin resistance glutathione transferase, which codes for MLSGLNHLTLAVSHLPRSFSFYVDVLGFMPRAKWAGGAYLSLGDLWLCLSLDTPIDPKTDYTHYAFTIESADMPSFREKIQHAGAIEWKSNKSEGESIYFLDPDGHQLEVHCGDLESRLRSCKESPYDEMEFF
- a CDS encoding phage late control D family protein, encoding MITDMTIGAGALFAPDFTVTVGGKDITWDVSNRLISLTLTDNRGFEADQLDIELSDTDGLLDMPPRGAVINIALGWKGQALTNKGDFTVDEVEHRGTPDTLTIRARSADYRGSLNSRRDNSYHDTTLEAVVSAVAARNNLKLAIAEPFRGVPVSHIDQTQETDAKFITRLAELNGAVVAIKAGRLLFIKPGAAKTASGKPIPQMTIIRSDGDGHTFNIADRGAYTGVSASWLHTKDPKPKKVKVQRKPKVQYLRALQHPKAKKTSAKVQKTPEAKEGDYLAGNDENVFALTTIYATQKAAMRAAQAKWDKLQRGVAEFSISLARGRADLFPETPVAVSGFKSVIDAQPWIISKVTHSLGGSGFVTTLNLEVLLSDVSYEATENS
- a CDS encoding phage tail protein, with the translated sequence MMLTLGLFVFQLQTVPYQSLQRDVDYRWPANNRIGLRPLPQFLGVNEEKITLSGVLMPEITGGKLSLMALNLMADEGKAWPLLEGSGTIYGMFVVNSVSETHTEHFSNGAARRIEFTLTLTRVDESLAAMFGDMKAQADGLLNQAGGLTGQLGGLL
- a CDS encoding phage tail tape measure protein; its protein translation is MSNLKLEVLLKAVDQATRPFKAVQNASKALAGDIRNSQNTLKDLNAQAGKIDGFRKSSAQLGVTSQKLKDAKAEAAALAIQFKNTANPTRAQAQAMESAKRTAAQLQTQFNGLRQSVQRQRTELSQAGISTRTLSDSERRLKTSISETTAQLNRQRESLARVSAQQAKLNAVKGRYQAGKQFAGSVTGAGAAGVGIATAGTVAGAGMLKPGYDFALKNSELQATLGLEKDSADMTALRTQARQLGDNTAASADDAAAAQIIVAKSGADKDGILAATPTILNLSLANKRTMEENATLLMGVKSAFGMTNDTVAHIGDVLSAAMNKSAATFDGLSDTMTYAAPVAKQAGISVEETAAMAAALADAKITGSMAGTGSRAVITRLQAPTGTAAAALGELKVKTADKKGNMRPLFTILKEMQKSFEKNKLGDAQRAQYMKAVFGEEASSAAMVLMDGATSGKLDKLTQAFKTSDGKTKALVEVMQNNLGGDFKEFQSAYEAVGTDLFDQQDSSLRKLVQTATGYVLKLDKWIVNNKALATTLGKIAGGALLITGALGVFGLVAGPVIGGINLIVAAASMLWTILGTVGSAIITAIGGLTWPVVAVAAAIVAGALLIRKYWEPISAFFAGVIEGLGIAFAPVKELFAPLKPVFDWLGDKLKMVWQWFKDLIEPVKSTQETLNNCKDTGVMFGQAIANALTAPLQAFNKLRSGVDWLLEKLGIIKDESADIDKTADKADRRSKQSGDGDPQAHPLDNPAPITPPSGGLLGGGYTPVSVGGGRSYIDRSTHNYTIAAGAGLGVQDTSRQIRAELEARDRARAAQQRSRMDND
- a CDS encoding GpE family phage tail protein, translating into MADIAVIFHWPPSELNPMTLTELLVWRHKAMQRSGATDSE
- a CDS encoding phage tail assembly protein, translated to MSEQNENIVILEEPIKRGDTLITQIEIIKPNAGHLRGIGLAALANADVDALTVILPRITVPNLTTQDCKSLHLPDLIAMAGKVIGFLSPKSEQ
- a CDS encoding phage major tail tube protein; its protein translation is MALPKKLKYLNLFNDGNSYLGMVSALTLPKLTRKLENYRGGGMTGSASIDFGLDDDALTFEWTVGGLDELVLKQWGAVDAVPLRFAGSFQRDDTGDTSAVEVTLRGRHKEMDFGEYKQGENTETKITTQCTYFKLTIDGKDVIEVDTVNMVEIVGGVDRVAEHRKNIGL